The following are from one region of the Synechococcus sp. CBW1108 genome:
- a CDS encoding AAA family ATPase, giving the protein MTDSWGDQLDLLIRARTPILWIRSLEEERVEALLEQAAQRLGGRTLLRWDFIEGLGGAPNRSGEAARNPMAALACLDPLPPEQAAMLVLRDFHRYCEDAGVCRRLRNLAASLRQAPRTLVITAPDWSIPRELEDSITLLDLPLPAAEEIRTLLSTIANASGHPLSPGVAEQLTAACHGLSEQRVRQLAARALARRGQLGEEDLAEVLEEKRQAIAKSELLEYCPSEASPADIGGLEALKHWLEQRHMAFSEEAMRYGLPLPRGVLLVGPQGTGKSLTAKAIAHSWSMPLLRLDVGRLFAGLVGASEARTRDMIQRAEAMAPCVLWIDEIDKGFGGDSRSDGGTSQRVLGTVLTWMAEKTSAVFVVATANGVDKLPAELLRKGRFDEIFLLDLPSAEERRAILDLQLGRRRPSHTIPLDVLVDRTGGFSGAELEQTVIEAMHLAFAEQREFGEADLIAAASQVVPLSRTAREQLEALQSWARGGRARLASARVDFGE; this is encoded by the coding sequence GTGACCGACAGCTGGGGCGACCAACTCGATCTCCTGATCCGCGCCCGCACGCCGATTCTCTGGATTCGCAGCCTGGAGGAGGAGCGGGTTGAAGCCCTGCTGGAGCAGGCAGCCCAACGGCTGGGCGGCCGCACCCTGCTGCGCTGGGACTTCATCGAGGGTCTCGGCGGCGCCCCCAACCGCAGCGGTGAGGCCGCCCGCAACCCGATGGCTGCCCTGGCCTGCCTCGATCCGCTGCCGCCCGAGCAGGCGGCCATGTTGGTGCTGCGCGATTTTCACCGCTACTGCGAAGATGCGGGCGTCTGCAGGCGTCTGCGCAACCTGGCGGCCAGCCTGCGCCAGGCGCCCCGCACCCTGGTGATCACCGCCCCCGACTGGTCGATCCCAAGGGAGCTCGAAGACAGCATCACCCTGCTGGATCTGCCCCTCCCTGCTGCGGAGGAGATCCGAACCCTGCTGAGCACAATTGCCAATGCCAGTGGCCATCCCCTCAGCCCCGGGGTGGCCGAACAGCTCACCGCCGCCTGCCACGGCCTCAGTGAGCAGCGGGTGCGCCAGCTGGCCGCCCGGGCACTGGCCCGGCGCGGCCAACTCGGGGAGGAGGATCTGGCCGAGGTGCTGGAGGAGAAACGTCAGGCGATCGCCAAGAGCGAGCTGCTGGAGTACTGCCCCAGCGAGGCCAGCCCCGCCGACATCGGTGGGCTCGAGGCCCTCAAGCACTGGCTGGAGCAGCGCCACATGGCCTTCAGCGAAGAGGCGATGCGCTACGGCCTGCCCCTGCCCCGCGGCGTGCTGCTGGTGGGTCCCCAGGGCACGGGCAAATCGCTCACGGCCAAGGCGATCGCCCACAGCTGGAGCATGCCCCTGCTGCGCCTGGATGTGGGCCGGCTATTTGCCGGCTTGGTGGGGGCTTCCGAGGCCCGCACCCGCGACATGATCCAGCGGGCAGAGGCCATGGCGCCCTGCGTGCTCTGGATCGATGAGATCGATAAGGGGTTTGGGGGCGACTCCCGCAGCGATGGCGGCACCAGCCAGCGGGTGCTGGGCACGGTGCTCACCTGGATGGCAGAGAAAACCAGCGCCGTCTTCGTGGTGGCCACGGCCAACGGGGTCGACAAGCTGCCGGCCGAGCTGCTGCGCAAGGGCCGCTTCGACGAGATCTTCCTGCTGGACCTACCCAGCGCCGAGGAGCGCCGGGCGATCCTCGATCTGCAGCTGGGGCGACGGCGACCCAGCCACACCATCCCGCTGGATGTGCTGGTGGACCGCACGGGCGGATTTTCCGGCGCCGAACTCGAGCAGACGGTGATCGAGGCCATGCACCTGGCCTTCGCCGAGCAGCGGGAATTCGGCGAGGCCGACCTGATCGCCGCTGCCAGCCAGGTGGTGCCGCTCTCGCGCACCGCCCGGGAACAGCTTGAGGCCCTGCAGAGTTGGGCCAGGGGCGGCCGGGCCAGGCTGGCCAGCGCCCGAGTTGATTTCGGGGAGTAA
- a CDS encoding DUF177 domain-containing protein yields MPVQSEPVPLRPLPLQELQYLDGGRHWQIGQPIAGLATLTPVRGELQATHLGNVLEVKGRAEAIVTLCCDRCLQHFNMTLSAASTELILIGAAESDDSQLVERLDPRGSFDPEHWIFEQLSLQLPIVNHCGSHCPGPATWSSASSGIDPRWQALQNLTP; encoded by the coding sequence TTGCCCGTCCAATCCGAGCCCGTTCCCCTGCGCCCGCTTCCCCTTCAGGAGCTGCAGTACCTGGATGGGGGCCGCCACTGGCAGATCGGCCAGCCGATCGCCGGGCTGGCCACGCTCACGCCGGTGCGGGGCGAACTGCAGGCCACCCACCTGGGCAATGTGCTGGAGGTCAAGGGCAGGGCCGAAGCGATCGTGACCCTCTGCTGCGACCGCTGCCTTCAGCACTTCAACATGACCCTGAGCGCCGCCAGCACGGAGCTGATCTTGATCGGCGCGGCAGAGAGCGATGACAGCCAGCTGGTGGAAAGGCTCGATCCGAGGGGCAGCTTCGATCCGGAGCACTGGATCTTCGAGCAGCTGAGCTTGCAACTGCCGATCGTCAATCACTGCGGCAGCCACTGCCCGGGCCCTGCCACCTGGAGCAGCGCCAGCTCCGGCATCGACCCCCGCTGGCAGGCACTGCAGAACCTGACCCCCTAG
- the yidC gene encoding membrane protein insertase YidC: protein MIGYISDNLLLPILDFFYGLVPSYGLAIIALTVVIRLALFPLSAGSIRNARRMRIAQPAMQKRQAEIKAKYASNPQKQQEELGQLMKEFGSPLAGCLPLVVQMPILFALFATLRGSPFADVPYTLNLKVLPAEQIAAVEPKPFNSASHSIFITETSHVPVIASLEGGTKLGVGDSAQVKLHTKEGDSFASVLQGIDGGDAFAPTWSVTKGDGVVSVAADGTITALGTGDATVEAKIPGLAARSGFLFIKALGQVGFMTDGAVNWDIAILVAGFGASLFASQILSGMGMPANPQQSTANKITPVMITGMFLFFPLPAGVLLYMVVANIFQALQTFLLSREALPDNLQAILDQQMAQQPVTVSASGSRMPFEPKGKK, encoded by the coding sequence GTGATCGGGTACATCTCCGACAATCTGCTGCTGCCGATCCTCGATTTCTTTTACGGATTGGTGCCCAGCTACGGGCTGGCGATCATTGCCCTGACGGTGGTGATCCGGCTGGCGCTGTTCCCCCTGAGCGCCGGTTCGATCCGCAATGCCCGGCGCATGCGCATTGCCCAGCCCGCCATGCAGAAGCGGCAGGCCGAGATCAAGGCTAAGTACGCCTCCAACCCCCAGAAACAGCAGGAAGAACTGGGCCAGCTGATGAAGGAGTTCGGCAGCCCCCTGGCCGGCTGCCTGCCCCTGGTGGTGCAGATGCCGATCCTGTTTGCCCTGTTCGCCACCCTGCGGGGCTCACCGTTTGCCGATGTGCCCTACACCCTCAACCTCAAGGTGCTGCCCGCTGAGCAGATCGCCGCGGTGGAGCCGAAACCTTTTAACAGCGCCAGCCACTCGATCTTCATCACCGAAACCAGCCACGTGCCCGTCATTGCCAGCCTGGAGGGCGGCACCAAGCTGGGCGTGGGTGATTCGGCCCAGGTGAAGCTGCACACCAAAGAGGGCGACAGCTTCGCTTCCGTGCTGCAGGGCATTGACGGCGGCGACGCCTTTGCCCCCACCTGGAGCGTCACCAAGGGCGACGGGGTGGTCAGCGTGGCAGCGGATGGCACCATCACCGCCCTCGGCACCGGCGATGCCACCGTGGAGGCCAAGATCCCCGGCCTGGCGGCCCGCAGCGGCTTCCTGTTCATCAAGGCCCTGGGTCAGGTGGGCTTCATGACCGACGGAGCCGTCAACTGGGACATCGCGATCCTGGTGGCCGGATTCGGCGCCAGCCTGTTTGCCTCCCAGATCCTTTCGGGCATGGGCATGCCGGCCAACCCCCAGCAGTCCACGGCCAACAAGATCACGCCGGTGATGATCACGGGCATGTTCCTATTTTTTCCCCTGCCGGCCGGGGTGCTGCTCTACATGGTGGTGGCCAACATCTTCCAGGCCCTGCAGACCTTCCTGCTCAGCCGCGAGGCCCTGCCGGACAACCTGCAGGCGATCCTCGACCAGCAGATGGCCCAGCAACCGGTCACGGTCAGCGCCAGTGGCAGCCGCATGCCCTTCGAGCCCAAGGGCAAGAAATAA
- a CDS encoding PH domain-containing protein — MSQDSSTSQESKSIQETVYYEGGPAKGDLVFNLLLGLTLIGIPFAVGAIVRALWLRFRITSRRIEVNGGWLGRDRTQVVYSQIREVRSVPRGFGLWGDMVLVLNDGSKLEMRSVPGFRELETYIEERRQAKSSTPKGMAA, encoded by the coding sequence ATGAGCCAAGACAGCAGCACGAGCCAAGAAAGCAAGAGCATCCAGGAGACCGTTTATTACGAGGGTGGGCCGGCCAAGGGGGATCTGGTGTTCAACCTGCTCCTGGGATTGACGCTGATCGGCATTCCCTTTGCCGTCGGAGCGATCGTGCGGGCCCTGTGGCTGCGCTTCCGCATCACCAGTCGCCGGATCGAAGTGAACGGCGGCTGGCTGGGCCGCGATCGCACCCAGGTGGTGTACAGCCAGATCCGGGAGGTGCGCAGCGTGCCCCGGGGCTTCGGCCTGTGGGGCGACATGGTGCTGGTGCTGAACGATGGCTCCAAGCTGGAGATGCGCTCGGTGCCTGGCTTCCGCGAGCTGGAGACCTACATCGAGGAACGCCGCCAGGCCAAGAGCTCCACACCGAAGGGCATGGCCGCCTAG
- the rnpA gene encoding ribonuclease P protein component: MALPQRHRLKGQRVFDQVYQRGSRHQGPAMVLRILDAQPGLLPLEQQLHPPSPWRCGVVVSSKVHKRAVRRNRLRRLLHGHLLAQSIGAGGRSLWLLLSLKPGSADLPSLALLGECNQLLHQAGLTP; the protein is encoded by the coding sequence TTGGCCCTGCCCCAGCGTCACCGGCTCAAGGGGCAGCGCGTGTTTGACCAGGTGTACCAGAGGGGAAGTAGGCACCAAGGTCCCGCCATGGTGCTGCGCATCCTCGATGCCCAGCCCGGCCTGCTCCCCCTTGAGCAACAGCTCCACCCCCCAAGCCCCTGGCGCTGTGGGGTGGTGGTGAGCAGCAAGGTTCACAAGCGGGCCGTGCGGCGTAATCGACTGCGGCGCCTGCTCCACGGCCACCTGCTGGCCCAGTCGATCGGAGCAGGTGGGCGCTCCCTCTGGCTGCTGCTTAGCCTCAAACCGGGCAGTGCCGATCTCCCCAGCCTGGCCCTGCTGGGAGAATGCAACCAACTTCTGCACCAGGCAGGCCTGACGCCATGA
- the rpmH gene encoding 50S ribosomal protein L34, with protein MTKRTLEGTSRKRKRVSGFRVRMRSHTGRRVIRTRRRRGRARLAV; from the coding sequence ATGACCAAGCGCACCCTGGAAGGAACAAGCCGTAAGCGCAAGCGCGTCTCCGGTTTTCGGGTGCGCATGCGCAGCCACACCGGCCGCCGGGTAATCCGCACCCGGCGGCGCCGCGGCCGCGCCCGGCTGGCTGTTTAG
- a CDS encoding DUF2808 domain-containing protein: MRIEFLTGISLMGFPSLSRLAAPLPALVTAAALAGLGALAPGALEQPARAQGTPSLMEFRWDNTKDYRKLYYFMTETQRLKRSEYYLILRPKDRKTAILKLSISIPSYFDAKIDPKRVKLCKMSEGGMMSRTKCQETIPATIEIAENGSAIEIFPDTPIPDTGTIGVYMNIFNPFNIGMYQFNALAQAPGDVPIAGYLGSWLIQIDPPSN, from the coding sequence ATGAGAATCGAATTCCTCACCGGTATCTCCCTGATGGGCTTCCCTTCCCTGAGTCGCCTTGCGGCACCCCTGCCTGCCCTGGTGACAGCCGCAGCCCTGGCCGGGCTGGGAGCCCTGGCCCCTGGCGCGCTGGAGCAACCAGCCCGGGCCCAGGGCACCCCGAGCCTGATGGAGTTCCGCTGGGACAACACCAAGGATTACCGCAAGCTCTACTACTTCATGACCGAGACCCAGCGTCTCAAGCGTTCGGAGTACTACCTGATTCTCAGACCTAAAGACCGCAAAACAGCAATTCTGAAGCTGAGCATCAGCATCCCCAGCTATTTCGATGCCAAGATCGATCCCAAACGGGTAAAGCTCTGCAAGATGAGCGAAGGCGGCATGATGTCACGCACCAAGTGCCAGGAGACGATCCCGGCCACGATCGAAATCGCTGAAAACGGCAGCGCCATTGAGATCTTCCCCGACACCCCCATTCCGGATACGGGCACGATTGGGGTTTACATGAATATCTTCAACCCGTTCAACATCGGCATGTATCAGTTCAACGCCCTGGCCCAGGCCCCGGGCGATGTGCCGATTGCCGGCTATCTGGGCAGCTGGCTGATTCAGATCGATCCGCCCAGCAACTGA
- the aroH gene encoding chorismate mutase: MSQSPVLRALRGATTADANTAEAIEAAVAELVQALVARNGLGAEQLVSVTFSVTGDLDACFPAAIARRQPGWGQVALLDCQQMAVVGDLPRCIRLLAHAWLPPQQAPLHPYLRAAAQLRPDRVDP; the protein is encoded by the coding sequence ATGAGCCAGTCCCCTGTGCTGCGCGCCCTGCGCGGGGCCACCACCGCCGACGCCAACACCGCCGAGGCGATCGAGGCTGCCGTGGCCGAACTGGTGCAGGCCCTGGTGGCGCGCAATGGCCTGGGGGCGGAGCAGCTGGTGTCGGTCACCTTTTCGGTGACTGGCGATCTCGATGCCTGCTTCCCGGCCGCCATCGCCCGACGCCAGCCCGGCTGGGGCCAGGTGGCCCTGCTCGATTGCCAGCAGATGGCCGTAGTGGGTGATCTGCCCCGCTGTATCCGGCTCCTGGCCCATGCCTGGCTCCCCCCCCAGCAGGCGCCGCTCCATCCCTACCTGCGGGCAGCGGCCCAGCTCAGGCCCGACCGGGTCGATCCCTGA
- the sppA gene encoding signal peptide peptidase SppA: protein MPWPWRRKTRRTLARIAIEGPIAGATRTRVLKAIHQVEQRECPALLLRIDSPGGTVGDSQEIHSSLLRLREKGCRVVASFGNISASGGVYIGVAAEKIIANPGTITGSIGVILRGNNLSKLLKRVGVSFETVKSGLYKDILSPDRALTEGERELLQGLIDSSYDQFVEAVATGRGLDQKLVRAFADGRVFSGAQAKEHGLVDGLGDEETARRLAAELADLDPAKTRTITFGSPPKRFAGLLPGRSQLRGLGQALSLELAWNGQPLWLYRP from the coding sequence ATGCCCTGGCCCTGGCGTCGCAAGACCCGTCGCACCCTGGCGCGCATCGCCATCGAAGGGCCCATCGCCGGCGCCACCCGCACCCGGGTGCTCAAGGCCATCCACCAGGTGGAGCAGCGCGAATGCCCCGCCCTGCTGCTGCGCATCGACAGCCCGGGCGGCACCGTGGGCGACAGCCAGGAAATTCACAGCTCCCTGCTGCGCCTGCGGGAGAAGGGATGCAGGGTTGTCGCCAGCTTCGGCAATATCTCCGCATCCGGCGGGGTCTACATCGGCGTCGCGGCCGAGAAGATCATCGCCAACCCGGGCACGATCACCGGCTCCATCGGCGTGATCCTGCGCGGCAACAACCTCTCCAAGTTGCTCAAACGTGTGGGGGTGAGCTTTGAAACCGTCAAAAGCGGCCTTTACAAGGACATCCTCTCCCCCGATCGCGCCCTCACCGAAGGGGAAAGGGAGCTGTTGCAAGGCCTGATCGACTCAAGCTACGACCAGTTCGTCGAGGCGGTGGCCACGGGTCGGGGGCTGGACCAGAAGCTGGTGCGGGCCTTCGCCGATGGCCGGGTGTTCAGCGGTGCCCAGGCCAAGGAACATGGCCTTGTCGATGGCCTGGGCGATGAGGAGACGGCCCGGCGGCTGGCCGCCGAGCTGGCCGACCTCGACCCAGCAAAAACCCGAACGATCACCTTTGGCAGCCCGCCGAAACGCTTCGCCGGGCTCCTGCCCGGCCGCAGTCAGCTGCGGGGACTGGGCCAGGCCCTCAGCCTCGAACTCGCCTGGAACGGCCAACCGCTGTGGCTCTACCGGCCATGA
- a CDS encoding DMT family transporter, whose amino-acid sequence MPQALRWPLMLLPFALWGTAMAAMRPLLEGGTPLQVASLRLLPAGGLVLVGAMLLGRSLRVAASDWPWLLLFALVDGSLFQGLLARGLGQTGAGLGSVLIDSQPLLVALLARSLFGEAINPVGWVGLLLGLLGILCLGLPAPVLRHWWLEGPAALGEQAWSHGELWMLAAAAAMAIGTVLSRYASRQSDPVAITGWHMLIGGLPLLGGVGLAGSPLPAWSPAEWGLMAYATVFGSALAYGLFFWFANSGDLTGFTALTFLTPVFALLCGVWWLDEQLRPLQWLGALLALVSVLLISRRKQLWQGGFLEQQA is encoded by the coding sequence ATGCCCCAGGCCCTGCGATGGCCCCTGATGTTGCTGCCCTTTGCCCTCTGGGGCACGGCGATGGCGGCAATGCGGCCCCTGCTGGAGGGGGGCACTCCCCTGCAGGTGGCCAGTTTGAGGTTGCTGCCCGCAGGTGGCCTGGTGCTGGTGGGGGCAATGCTGCTGGGCCGCTCCCTGCGGGTTGCCGCCAGCGATTGGCCCTGGCTGCTGCTCTTCGCCCTGGTCGATGGCAGCCTGTTTCAGGGCCTGCTGGCCAGGGGCCTGGGCCAGACCGGGGCCGGTTTGGGCTCGGTTTTGATCGACTCCCAGCCCCTGCTGGTGGCCCTGCTGGCCCGCAGTCTGTTTGGCGAGGCGATCAATCCGGTGGGCTGGGTGGGTCTGCTGCTCGGGTTGCTCGGCATCCTCTGTTTGGGTCTGCCGGCGCCGGTGCTGCGTCATTGGTGGCTGGAGGGTCCAGCCGCCCTGGGGGAGCAAGCGTGGAGCCACGGGGAACTGTGGATGTTGGCGGCGGCGGCGGCGATGGCCATCGGCACGGTGCTGAGCCGCTACGCCAGCCGCCAGAGTGATCCGGTGGCGATCACCGGCTGGCACATGCTGATTGGCGGACTGCCCCTGTTGGGCGGCGTTGGCCTGGCCGGCTCCCCCCTGCCCGCCTGGAGCCCGGCGGAGTGGGGCCTGATGGCCTACGCCACCGTGTTCGGCAGTGCCCTGGCCTACGGGCTCTTCTTCTGGTTTGCCAACAGCGGCGACCTCACCGGTTTCACGGCGCTCACTTTTTTAACGCCGGTGTTTGCCCTGCTCTGTGGCGTGTGGTGGCTCGATGAGCAGTTGCGGCCGCTGCAGTGGCTTGGGGCGCTGCTGGCCCTGGTATCGGTGCTGCTGATCAGCCGCCGCAAGCAGCTCTGGCAGGGCGGTTTCCTGGAGCAGCAGGCCTGA